The following nucleotide sequence is from Salvia miltiorrhiza cultivar Shanhuang (shh) chromosome 7, IMPLAD_Smil_shh, whole genome shotgun sequence.
GTCGCTTCATGAACCATTCAAAGTgggaaaaacaaaataaagatCATTAAAGCCCACTACTACTACTGATGAGGCTGCATTTGTGACTTCCTAAGACAGTCATACTTTCTATATTTGTACCCTTGTCAATTTGATAATTATATCACTTGGAGGCATATTGACATCCAGATAAAGCTAAAATATCTCTACCAATAAAATGGTCTTTATTGTTTAATTCCTTGTGGAATAAATGGTCGCCAGACAGTCAAAACTGATCACTGGGAACGAAAAGCCCAAGAGACATCCTTTGTGTGGATTAGAACACATTGCGCAGATTGCAATTCCCTGGAATGGTTATAGAATGAAGACAGGTCCAAAATCCATGACAATTCAAGATTCAAAACAAATGATTCAAGAACAGAAAATAAAACTAATAGAAAGATGCACAAAAGGTTAGAAGAAAAAATAACAATacatagaaattttattaacaCTCAGGACAAATCCGCATGGTAAAGTTGTTGGGAGGTTCATTACTTTTTACTAGTCCACATGTTCCTTGAACCGAGCCCTAGTTTAGTTCTTGAGAAACTTGCACAAGAGCAGTATCTCAGCATCCTGGCTATCCAGGGGACTATTCCATATAGTTGACAGGAGGGTGCAGAAACCTTGATATTAAAAAACATACATGGATCGATACCTGCTTACTGCTTGGAGAAAGTAGAAATGGAAGACTATAAAAATCACAATGACACAACGCGTCATAAGCAAAAAATTCCAATGGTAATTTATGTTTGACCCAATTTTACAGCTTCAGCTTGAAGCAATCTCTGAAACAAGTTCCATCATAATAGACACATATAAACACAATGTATAATTTATGTCAAATATACCCAAAAATGCAAATGTACAAAGACTTAAATTTAATAGTCAATGATATCCTTTTGAGATATTCACCTGAAATCCAGATCCATAGGAATTGACCACAAATATGTCTAGTAGCTTTCCCTGTATCAAGTAGCCAACAAGTAgagttttatattttatacactctAAATATGAAGTAGAGCGTAGTAAAACCTCAACAGCAATACTTGAGGGAATTCATTTTTGGCACCTTGAGACGGGTCGCAGCATCAATGAAAACAGATTCCTGTATACATCCAagaatttgagaaaataaaattgcATTTCAGGTGGTATTTTAGCTACTAGATGGTTTAGGCATTACCTTGAGAATGGAAGCAACTGCTTGAAATGCAGTTGAAGTTATCATCATTGCTGGCCATATCATTCCAACTCCAGAGAGCATTTGATCTTGTTCTGATCCGCTGCAATCCAGAAACAAAACTATTACCAGAAAATCAGATGTCTACAAAAATCCACGTGACTATCATTCTTGACTTGTTCTTTCTAGTGCATTCTCTTAATGCCAGACCTTTATCTAGTCACCCAAGGACCAACAACCCACTCTTGCAGATGAAAGAGGACCAATTATAATACAATGACTTTACATGGACAGTGGTGTATTCACAGACTTTCTGAGATTATACAGATTAGTTTTGTAGATCAAACACATAGGCATCAGCGACAGAGCAACACTGAACAAGGAGAAAAAAATTAGCTCGATTCCTTGCGCATCATAGTTCTCTGTTTTGATAAGACTGGAAACTGTTCTGAAATTTACTAGCTGAACTAAAGTGAGATTTTCTTAAGAGTGCCAATTCAGTCATGCTCGAGTCATTCAACAAGCAGTAGACCTGTCTCAGACATGATTCTAAAACGCACAccatagtaaaaaaaatacaatgatTCACTTGACTCAACTTGACATCTTTATAATTGTAATAAAAAAGAAAGTACACCCTTTTCTTCCACATTTTGACCAATTCAAGGTGAAAAATGGGGTTATACACACTTGGATAAAGTTAAGACAAAAAATTGTGTTTCAAGATTTCAAAAGAGGAAAAATAAATCACTAATGGAAGGAACAGAAGTTCCCAGAAGAGATATCCCACAACGCAGTATGGATATTACCACATTCATTTTGATATTTACATAGCAATGACTCATTCGAAGAGGAGTAAACCTCGTAACTGACAGCACAACACCAGCAGCAACAAGAAAGCATCCAGCGAGTCGGTTCCAAGAGTATCTCCTCCCCAAGATGAGCACAGAGAAGGCTAGTTGCCATACCAAAAATGCCTGAAATAGTAGGTCCCCCGAAAAAATGAACCTTGAGAACAAAATGAATCTTAGCCTTTGGTCAGTTGTACTGGATATAACTAGGTTAATATAGCTTTCTCTCTcaataaaaacaaattaaaaataaaaagtaaaagttcCCTAGGTTAGTCCATCTAACACATGAAAGATGAATCAAGATGCTCCAAGCCAAAATAACTAGGGAATGTACGAACAAATGGACTGCTCAGTCTGATGATTCGCCTTCTAAAATTCAACAAAAGATGTGTCCCCATCAGGTAATACAATCCAAACAAAGTGAATAGCCACTTAAGCTTAGAGTTGGATGAAAAGATATGTTATCAAAATTCCAGTGAATATTCCAAGCAAACTTACCATGCAAAACTGCATGCATAAATTTTGGGGACGAGACCAACTCAGAGACTTAtgctcaattttaaaattagttaTAGTGAATATTCAGAACTTGacatttcaaaaataaaaaaatatatatattcagaaCTTGAATCTCaaagaaaatagaaatggataaagGAAAGCTGCGAATGAATTAATAGTCCATCTGTTCCAATTCTTGTGCCTTATCCATAATGGGAAATAACCACTTCAATCCAAATAGAAGTGACATAAACATTACCTGATTTAATATAGGTATGGCTGGTCCAGGAAGCTGGGCTGTAAAAGATACTCACCGCTCAATTAAAATGCCtctaaaagaataaaaataatcaatttgACTGTGCATTCACAAGTTGGAATTCTTTCTGTTCTTCGTTTCACTCAGCAGCATGCCCTTACTCGCAAGTCGCAACAATTGTGAATTAAGAAGTAACTCACATGTTTACCACAAAGCCAAGAAAATATCAAACAATGGCAGAACACATACATGTAATATGGTTGTTGGGAATTATTGAAAAGGTAAGTTTTTCCTGAGACATCTATCAGTCATGATAGATTATGATTCAGTCATGAGAGCCAAAAACAAAGTTGCTTGTACCTCCAGAATACATTCCAGCAACAACTCCAAGAGCTTCCAGAAAACCAATTATTATAAAAGGTGTTTTTGGAAATGCTAACATCTCATCCGTTACAGTTCCAGCTATGTATCTCGTGAAAAGTATAGAGAAATATATAGCCACATACCTGGCCATCAAAAACAACCATCAAGCTTAAGTTACCCTGAAAAGACATCATAATCCCAATATTTAAGAGAAATTAAGCTACATTATCATGTTGTGCATTTTATATATAACATAGCAGTTATCCCCCATGATACTCTTTCGCTTTAACTGATTAGCACATCAATGAAATTTAGGAGCTCTAGAAACTACACTTTCTTCAATAATATCACCATTAGTTTTCCGGTAAGAGTCATGAACCCTACAATTTTAACAATCTCAGCAGCTATAAGGACAATCCAATTAATTATGATATTCAATAATAAATGGATAAACTTGATACTCAAAGCATAAAaaaaccatacccaaaagtAGTGAGCTGAGCCAAAAAGAAGGGGAACTCCTTCATGGGGACAAGGGCGAGCTTGTATAGCACACGATTGGCAATGGCCAGTGCTACAGTAACGGCGGAGCACGCCACCACCAAAAGCTTCCGATTCTTCGTATCGGAattcggcggcggcggaggaggaggaggcgtCGCATTGGCGGAGACCAGAGGCAAACGCCGCCTCAAAATGGTGTCGTTGTAGTTAATCTTCAAGTGGTGAGCAGAGGAAGGGTGGGAGAAAACGGAGAGTCGTCGGGGAGAGGCATTGCGGTTGAAGGCGGATTGAAGATGGAAGGAGAGAGTGGGGGTGGATCGGAGGGGTACGCAGTGAGCTGAAGGAGCAGATGCTGGTCGGAGAAGCTCCATTCGCGAAGAAGAAATACGAAAATGGCGGCATTAACAGCCACGTGCAACTACTTTTATTGTTGGGACTTTAGATTTATTTTGACTTCTTATTTCTCACGTCCTCTTATATACAACAAGGCGTGTAATAGTATCAGCACGTGTTTTGCAACCACTGTTTTTCTTTAATTCTTTACTTTCTTCATTATgtcattatttattaaaaaattctcAGGTATATGGAGTTTTTTGTTGACGAAAATTGgtattcaatatttttattacaattttaATAGTTCGAACATTCGATTGATGTTATCGGTATTTCTGGATAGTTTCAGAACGAAAAGtataatttatgatttaaattacttcctccgtcccggCTATATTGAGACTTTTTTGCACGAATTATGTgtatgtaaaaaaataaaaatgtaaataaaggataaattttttgccaaATAAAGAATTGTCTCAAGATAGGTGAGACATAAAAAAAAGTCTCAAAATAGGttgaaaagaataaataatatttattttagaatAACCAGCCGtgtaaatattataaaatatatacaaatttattaattattatttctcAAATAAAAGGATGgtttttatttgatattttcttatatgtACACACATGTACTACTGataaaagtattatttttataattggaGATTGGACCTTACATCTAATTAGACgaatgaagaagaaattgattaCATCTAATGAACTTGAGTCCATAAGAtgaatcaaaaataaatttagtcCTTAACATGAGAGTAAACATTATTGTTACAAAATACAAAGTTAGTGTTTAAATGAGATTAATTAAGCTATGAGAGTTCGTGCATTTTGCACGTGAAAGTATCAAAACTCCCGCTTGGTGAAATTGTAGATGATGAGTCCCACTACAAGAATGGCGGAGCCCACGTGGAAAAATGGGCTTAAACTTACACCTTTTGGAAGGTAAGGCAATGGCTGAGAAAGAATATAGATTGCAAATGGCACTACAAAAATTCATTGTTAAAAACTCTCGTCAATTTACTTGATAATTACTCCCTTCGCCACATTTCAAATGTCTCAAAACTATAAAATTGTCATATAATTTTGAGACATTTGAAATGAAACAGAGggaatatgtatatatttgagagagagagagagaacctgCTGCTCTTCCTGCCAAAGAAGTCACGATTGCATTGGAAACTTTGAGAAGATTGAGAATGGATATATTGAAGAAGATGTTGGAAGCTATGTAGAGCAATGGTAACAAAGGCGCTCCTTCACATCCTGAGGAAAAAAACATCAATGTTATGTTTGtctaattgattaaaaatgaAAGTATCTTACTTTACCAAACAAAAGACATGATCAAAGAGAGTCCTAAATGAAATGATGAAAATTATACCTGTTGTGTTTGTTCCAATGTTGAAGAAGCAAGCAGCACCACTTGTGAAGTATGAAGGCAGTTGAGATAAAGGAATGCCCTTCATGTTCGACAGAATTGGCAAGAACCCAATTGAAAACAGGGCCTACCATAACAACtcatctaattaattttttagaaaTCATTATCACTAaaccagttttttttttcctgctaACTTCTTCTCGAAAAaagacaaaaagaaagaaaaaagaaacgagtAGGACATCATGTCGTTACCTGAAATCCAGAAGCAAATGAATTGAGAACAAAAATGTCCAATGATTTTCCCTGCATGCATGATGTGAAAAATGATCAACAaaaacctcaaataattaaattatatgctTCAAAACTTTTTCTTTTGCACCAAAAAAAGATAGTAGAAAGAAACTTAAGCCGACTGTTTTTGCATTTCAAAGCTTGGACGAGGAGAGTGAGAAAGCAATATATATTTGGTAGAAATAGAAATGcaaaaattaatgttatttaCCTTGAGATGTTTTGCAGCATCAATGAAGACTGATTCCTGTACATGTGCAACACCTTGAGTTATTATAATTTTGCTAATTTGGAGCAGCAGAAAATAATGGGACAGTACCTTAAAAATAGATGCACCTGCTTGAAAAAAACTTGAGGCGATCATCAGCCCCGGCCATATAGGGTTGATTCCAGACAGCATTCCGCTATCTGTTCCACCACTGCATGCAACCAAGACTAGTAGCTATATATAATTGtgcaattatattttttcatcacaatatctaattatttatatatcttCCTAATGAAGAAACAAGAAACTGGTACTTCAAACAAATAGTAGTTGATGCAGTGTGCAAATTGTGTTAGAATAGAGTAAGACTTGAACAAGAGCAATACCTTGAAACCGCGACTACGACACCAGCTGCCACAAGAAAGCATCCCATAATTTGGTTCAAATAGTATCTTTTACCCAACAGGAGGCTGGAAAAGACCAGTTGCCAAACCAAGAATGTCTTGCACACACAAATCACTTATGGctataagtatttaatttcagaATAAACAAGTTAGTACAGTCAACAACACTTTTAATTTGCTAGATTGGATAGTTTGTAAGAGAACAATCTCATCAAATTGTATGAATTAATCATTCCTTGTAAATGTAGATCAAAGTTGTTGCCACGTATATACATCATTCAATTTTGTATTGGAACGAAATAAATACAACTTGTCGAATTGCATATCAAATCTGCAGATAATTACATTGCTAAAATCTAAAAATCGACAATATTTCAGATAAAGAGTAGTTGATTACTTGATATAACAAGGGTATGGCTGGTCCCGGAAGCATGGCTGCAAGAGATGGTGTTGAATAAAAAATGAGTAAATTAATCTTATATGATCTCATGTGTTGCCAATTAAATTATACACAAAAATTGAGTATTGTACCTCCGGCATACATCCCGCATATAGAAGAAAGGAATTCAAGAAAGCCAATCGCAACAAAGGGCGACTTGGGAACAGCCAGCATCTCATTGGTCGTTACGCCAACATGATATCTCACATACAGCACCCAGAAGAAAACTACCACCAACCTGcatcaattattaattctatatatatatcacaaatTAATCTAATGTTTGTTTATCAGCTACTACACAACCATCATGCTCACATATACCTTACAACTACTCAATAAATTAACATATGACTCAACACAATACTAATAtaggagtaatatttttgaacaataatattaatttgtaaGTGGTTACTTCTACAAAGTTTAAACAACATAAATGTATATGCATGTATATGTCATTGTAATTAGTTGAAGTGACATAGATTACATCGTTTAGTACGTTGGTCGTGTAAGCTATATACATATAGAAATTTCAGACGGTCACCTCAAAATTAATTTGGAGCCATTGATAACAATGTGAAAAATCGGAACAACTTAAAGTTGATGTATTTggagacatatatatataacttttaaTTCATATGTATGCAAAATAAGATTTTTGTGAAAGTAGGTGctaaaatcatgaaaaatactAACGCGAAGCTGTTGAGCTGAGCCAGAAAGAAGGGGTAGTCTTTCATGGGGACAAGAGCAAGTTTCTGAAGCACCCGATTCGCAACCGCCATCAGCAGAGTCACCACGGACCACGCCACAACCGCAAACTTTCTCTCACTGctcgaactcgaactcgaacTCGACCCGTCGCGCCAAGGAACTTTCAAGATAGCTGATGGAGGAACTATGGCCTTTCTCTCGTACAAAGTGTATGATCTGCTACGAAACATGGAAAACTGGAGTTTATggattgatggttttgatggaTGAAGTGGCAAATGGAGACGAGAAGACGGAGTCGGAGAAACGCCGCTGTTGCTGccaccgctgctgctgctggaaaCTAGGCAGCGGGAGGGGGATTTGGCGCCGGCCATGAACGGTTTCATGGGAAGAATGCGTGCTTACGAATTTCGGCTCATGAAATTAAAATTCGACCATCAAAATCTATTTTACTACTATTTGTGGTGAAGAAGTCGTGGAAAGCGTTGCGAGACATGTCAAAGTCAtacttcaagtaaataatagagtTGTCCAAACAAGCACGTAGACATTGATTGAATCGTGAAACACGGTTAAGTTGGTAATTtggtatgattttatttttttttaataagtttGAACTCGAGCTAGTCATTTAGAAAAGTTGTATGTATGAGCTTATCTAGCTCTAAAAAAAAAGAGGTAAATATTGAGGTAGATAATGCAATGTTAGATTATTAAAGTTACATTCAAATTATTCAATCCATGTtaacattattattttttgttttatatatttatatgaataCATGaggtatataaataaatgtacaGAACTGAAAATAGATCATCTTAATCCGAAGAAATGGGGTTTGGTGAAGAGTAAGTGATCCATTTAGATTTTTGGTTGGGGCGTCCGATGATGATCCGATTAATAATATATGTTCTTCGTCCATTAATAAAACATGTTT
It contains:
- the LOC130992617 gene encoding protein CLT2, chloroplastic-like translates to MELLRPASAPSAHCVPLRSTPTLSFHLQSAFNRNASPRRLSVFSHPSSAHHLKINYNDTILRRRLPLVSANATPPPPPPPPNSDTKNRKLLVVACSAVTVALAIANRVLYKLALVPMKEFPFFLAQLTTFGYVAIYFSILFTRYIAGTVTDEMLAFPKTPFIIIGFLEALGVVAGMYSGAQLPGPAIPILNQAFLVWQLAFSVLILGRRYSWNRLAGCFLVAAGVVLSVTSGSEQDQMLSGVGMIWPAMMITSTAFQAVASILKESVFIDAATRLKGKLLDIFVVNSYGSGFQALFVLLFLPVLSNLKGIPLPELPSYLRSGAACFLNIGANTTDCDGAPLLPLLYIITNIAFNISVLNLLKYSSAVVSSLAVMSSVPISIYILSLPLPYLPGGVNLSPFFVLGSVVLMLGLILYNFSWPLKQNSDTSRH
- the LOC130992621 gene encoding protein CLT2, chloroplastic-like → MKPFMAGAKSPSRCLVSSSSSGGSNSGVSPTPSSRLHLPLHPSKPSIHKLQFSMFRSRSYTLYERKAIVPPSAILKVPWRDGSSSSSSSSSERKFAVVAWSVVTLLMAVANRVLQKLALVPMKDYPFFLAQLNSFALVVVFFWVLYVRYHVGVTTNEMLAVPKSPFVAIGFLEFLSSICGMYAGAMLPGPAIPLLYQTFLVWQLVFSSLLLGKRYYLNQIMGCFLVAAGVVVAVSSGGTDSGMLSGINPIWPGLMIASSFFQAGASIFKESVFIDAAKHLKGKSLDIFVLNSFASGFQALFSIGFLPILSNMKGIPLSQLPSYFTSGAACFFNIGTNTTGCEGAPLLPLLYIASNIFFNISILNLLKVSNAIVTSLAGRAAVPFAIYILSQPLPYLPKGVSLSPFFHVGSAILVVGLIIYNFTKREF